From a single Hymenobacter sp. YIM 151500-1 genomic region:
- the nusA gene encoding transcription termination factor NusA, with protein sequence MNSHVLIESFAEFARSKNIDRPTMMSILEEVFRTMIRKKYTDDANFDVIINVDKGDLEIWRNREIVDDNSEDIWDHDKIPLSEAQKIEPDFEIGEQVAEEVKLEDFGRRAVLMARQTLIQRVKDLERDNLYQAYKDQVGEVVVGEVYQVWSREALVLDKDENELVLPKGEQIPKDRYRKGDTVRAVVHRVEVINGTPKIIISRAAPAFLERLMEQEVPEIYDGLITIKNIVREPGERAKVAVESYDDRIDPVGACVGMKGSRIHAVVRELENENIDIINYTDNLELYIARALSPAKIGSMKINEQTGRVSVFLKPDQVSLAIGRGGANIKLASRLVGMEIDVFREAEDYEEDIALDEFQDEIDGWVLDELKKIGLDTGRSVLAVSKDDIVRRTELEEETVEELFRVIRQEFEDNDNSSEEEQNSGDAQ encoded by the coding sequence ATGAACAGTCACGTCCTGATTGAATCATTTGCCGAATTCGCCCGGTCCAAGAACATCGACCGCCCCACGATGATGAGCATCCTGGAAGAGGTGTTCCGCACGATGATTCGCAAGAAGTACACCGACGACGCCAACTTCGACGTCATCATCAACGTGGACAAGGGTGACCTGGAAATCTGGCGCAACCGCGAAATCGTGGACGACAACTCGGAGGATATCTGGGACCACGACAAGATTCCGCTGTCGGAAGCCCAGAAGATTGAGCCCGACTTCGAGATTGGCGAGCAGGTAGCCGAGGAAGTAAAGCTGGAAGATTTCGGCCGCCGCGCCGTGCTTATGGCCCGCCAAACGCTCATTCAGCGCGTAAAAGACCTGGAGCGCGACAACCTCTACCAAGCCTACAAAGACCAGGTGGGCGAAGTGGTGGTAGGCGAAGTGTACCAGGTGTGGAGCCGCGAGGCCCTGGTGCTCGATAAAGACGAAAACGAGTTGGTGCTGCCCAAGGGCGAGCAAATTCCGAAGGACCGCTACCGCAAGGGCGACACCGTGCGCGCCGTGGTGCACCGCGTAGAAGTTATCAACGGCACGCCTAAAATCATTATTTCGCGGGCCGCGCCGGCTTTCCTGGAGCGCCTGATGGAGCAGGAAGTGCCCGAAATCTACGACGGCCTCATCACCATTAAGAACATTGTGCGTGAGCCGGGCGAGCGGGCCAAAGTGGCCGTAGAAAGCTACGACGACCGGATTGACCCCGTGGGCGCCTGCGTGGGCATGAAAGGCTCCCGCATTCACGCCGTGGTGCGCGAGCTGGAAAACGAAAACATCGACATCATCAACTACACCGACAACCTGGAGCTGTACATTGCCCGGGCCCTGTCGCCGGCCAAAATCGGGTCGATGAAGATAAACGAACAAACTGGCCGGGTTTCGGTGTTCTTGAAGCCTGACCAGGTATCACTGGCCATTGGCCGGGGCGGCGCCAACATCAAGCTGGCTTCGCGGCTCGTGGGCATGGAAATCGACGTGTTCCGCGAAGCCGAAGATTACGAAGAGGACATTGCCCTCGACGAATTCCAGGATGAGATTGACGGCTGGGTGTTGGACGAGCTGAAGAAAATCGGCCTCGATACCGGCCGCTCCGTGCTGGCCGTCAGCAAAGACGATATCGTGCGCCGCACGGAACTGGAGGAAGAAACCGTGGAAGAGCTGTTCCGCGTGATTCGCCAGGAGTTTGAGGACAACGACAACTCCAGCGAGGAAGAACAAAATTCCGGCGACGCGCAATGA
- the rimP gene encoding ribosome maturation factor RimP: MKLDRARLLDLLQDSLPTDGSLFVVDLTVSDAIRPKVTVTLDGEQGVGIDECASVSRRLARRVDEAYGEDASYTLEVTSPGADQPLRDPRQYTRHAGRTLSLKMADGTEKTGTLEATEATGIQLAEIVKEKNKKKTLPLAFVAFDDIKEAKVVISFK; this comes from the coding sequence ATGAAACTTGACCGCGCCCGCCTGTTAGACTTACTTCAGGACAGCCTGCCCACCGATGGCAGCTTGTTCGTTGTGGACCTGACGGTATCTGACGCCATCCGGCCCAAAGTAACGGTCACGCTCGACGGCGAGCAGGGCGTGGGCATTGATGAGTGCGCCTCGGTAAGCCGCCGCCTGGCCCGCCGCGTGGACGAAGCCTACGGCGAAGACGCCAGCTACACGCTGGAAGTCACCTCGCCCGGCGCCGACCAGCCCCTGCGCGACCCGCGCCAGTACACGCGCCACGCCGGCCGCACGCTCAGCCTGAAAATGGCCGACGGCACCGAAAAAACCGGCACGCTCGAAGCCACCGAAGCCACCGGCATTCAGCTGGCCGAAATAGTAAAAGAGAAAAACAAAAAGAAAACCCTGCCGCTCGCTTTCGTCGCCTTCGACGACATCAAAGAAGCCAAGGTGGTTATTTCGTTTAAATAA